The Roseovarius indicus genome has a segment encoding these proteins:
- a CDS encoding GntR family transcriptional regulator → MERVAAPLRIQVIEAIRNAIVAGRFSPGERLLERRLCEMVGVSRTLIREALRQLESEGLIDVVPHRGPVVAKIESSMARDIYMVRSELEGLAAAIFAERATEDDLQALREAYEGLKAISGSSDPVVRVAAKNRFYEKLIEGSGNKALGPSLNFLNSRILLLRATSLKAGGRLDKSIEELGELLEALEARDPERAKKAAQAHVAKAAEISLKFLAEAEAKEA, encoded by the coding sequence GTGGAACGCGTTGCCGCGCCCCTGCGGATTCAGGTGATCGAAGCCATCCGCAACGCCATCGTCGCGGGGCGCTTCTCGCCCGGCGAACGGCTTCTCGAACGCCGCCTGTGCGAAATGGTCGGCGTCAGCCGCACCCTGATCCGCGAAGCGCTCCGTCAGCTCGAATCCGAGGGTCTGATCGACGTCGTCCCGCATCGCGGCCCGGTCGTCGCCAAGATCGAATCCTCGATGGCCCGCGACATCTACATGGTCCGCTCCGAACTCGAAGGGCTCGCCGCCGCCATCTTCGCCGAACGCGCCACCGAAGACGACCTGCAGGCCCTGCGCGAAGCCTATGAAGGGCTCAAGGCCATCTCCGGCTCGAGCGACCCGGTCGTCCGCGTCGCCGCCAAGAACCGTTTCTACGAGAAACTGATCGAAGGCTCCGGCAACAAGGCCCTCGGGCCCAGCCTGAACTTCCTCAATTCCCGCATCCTCCTGCTGCGCGCCACCTCGCTGAAGGCCGGCGGCCGGCTCGACAAATCCATCGAGGAACTCGGCGAACTGCTCGAAGCCCTCGAAGCCCGCGACCCCGAGCGCGCCAAGAAGGCCGCGCAGGCCCATGTCGCCAAGGCCGCCGAGATCTCGCTGAAATTCCTGGCCGAGGCCGAGGCGAAGGAAGCCTGA
- a CDS encoding TRAP transporter large permease gives MSNDTTLSVPQGGSDGNLFIASVRGLTQLAGLLAAMTLLFMTLIVFYEVVMRSVFNAPTSWVAEISVYSFVAMVFFGMGVAQTKGAHIRVEVLLDSVKDETRTLLMLLGDWLLLVLVALSGWEMFCFTVSEFINGTRDWGLLATPQWIPETPVVIGYALFFFSILQTAFDERAPKTEARIWAAPAIVLAAIGALALIGRRDWFPFDWLPVDMATLVITAAILLIAALWSGARIAGILLGLLVVMAVLFSYAQDASLVFTGVLMTVSLLGLLLLGVPVGGTLGMVGLMGLAFTLNNPQLPILADRSWTSINSFTLTAVPAFVLMGTLLVHSGVTVRLFDMLVCWFGRARGGLGHAAIGSSAIFAAVSGSSLATAATLGRVAAPELNSRGYSRRLTYGVVAAGSTLGILVPPSIAMIIYGNTVGAPITVLFVAGVVPGLVLACLFALTILIWSYLSKEAVPEGERYSMGEKFRSTLGVLPFLVLIAAVLGSLYFGIATPTEAGAVGAVAAFAICVAAGRAAPMDIYHALTDTVKVTAFIMLIVVGASIFSWVFDFLRLPRELVSTVTEAELQPWLVMLLLAVFYLLMGTLIESISMMLMTLSVTFPIVVALGFDPIWFGVVLVLLVEIGLITPPVGIVLFILRGLGDVSLRDITLGVIPFILVMLSMLVLLYFFPDIVLWLPEQMEG, from the coding sequence ATGAGCAACGACACTACGCTGAGCGTCCCGCAGGGGGGCTCCGACGGTAACCTGTTCATTGCGTCGGTTCGGGGTCTGACACAGCTTGCAGGTCTTCTGGCGGCGATGACGCTTCTGTTCATGACGCTGATCGTTTTTTACGAGGTCGTCATGCGGTCGGTGTTCAACGCGCCGACCAGCTGGGTCGCCGAGATCAGCGTGTATTCCTTTGTTGCCATGGTGTTTTTCGGGATGGGCGTGGCCCAGACGAAGGGCGCGCATATCCGGGTGGAAGTGCTGCTCGATTCCGTCAAGGACGAGACCCGCACGCTGCTGATGCTGCTGGGGGACTGGCTGCTGCTGGTGCTGGTGGCGCTGAGCGGCTGGGAGATGTTCTGTTTCACGGTGTCGGAATTCATCAACGGCACGCGCGACTGGGGGCTTCTGGCGACGCCGCAGTGGATTCCCGAAACGCCTGTCGTGATCGGTTATGCGCTGTTCTTCTTCTCGATTCTACAGACGGCGTTCGATGAGCGCGCCCCGAAGACCGAGGCGCGGATCTGGGCGGCGCCGGCGATCGTGCTGGCGGCGATCGGGGCGCTTGCGCTGATCGGGCGGCGGGACTGGTTCCCGTTCGACTGGCTGCCGGTGGATATGGCGACGCTGGTCATCACGGCCGCGATCCTGCTGATTGCCGCCCTGTGGAGCGGGGCGCGGATTGCCGGCATCCTTCTCGGGCTGCTGGTGGTGATGGCGGTGCTCTTTTCCTATGCGCAGGACGCCTCGCTTGTGTTCACCGGCGTGCTGATGACGGTCTCGCTGCTTGGCCTTCTGCTGCTTGGGGTTCCGGTCGGTGGCACGCTTGGGATGGTCGGGCTGATGGGGCTGGCCTTCACGCTGAACAACCCGCAGCTGCCGATCCTGGCGGACCGGTCCTGGACGAGCATCAACTCGTTCACGCTGACCGCCGTGCCGGCCTTCGTGCTGATGGGCACGCTGCTGGTGCATAGCGGGGTCACGGTGCGGCTGTTCGACATGCTGGTCTGCTGGTTCGGGCGGGCGCGCGGCGGGCTGGGCCATGCCGCGATCGGGTCGTCGGCGATCTTCGCGGCGGTGTCGGGGTCGAGCCTGGCGACGGCGGCGACGCTGGGCCGGGTGGCCGCGCCGGAGCTCAATTCACGCGGTTACAGCCGGCGCCTGACCTATGGTGTGGTCGCGGCCGGCTCGACGCTGGGTATCCTTGTGCCGCCGAGCATCGCGATGATCATCTACGGCAACACGGTCGGCGCGCCGATCACCGTGCTGTTCGTTGCGGGCGTTGTGCCCGGTCTGGTGCTGGCCTGTCTTTTCGCGCTGACCATCTTGATCTGGTCCTACCTGTCGAAAGAGGCGGTGCCGGAGGGCGAGCGGTATTCCATGGGCGAGAAGTTCCGGTCGACGCTGGGCGTTCTGCCGTTCCTCGTGCTGATCGCGGCGGTGCTGGGGTCGCTCTATTTCGGGATCGCCACGCCCACGGAAGCCGGGGCTGTCGGGGCGGTCGCCGCCTTTGCGATCTGTGTTGCGGCCGGGCGGGCCGCGCCGATGGATATCTATCACGCGCTGACCGACACGGTGAAAGTGACCGCCTTCATCATGCTGATCGTGGTGGGCGCGTCGATCTTTTCCTGGGTGTTCGATTTCCTGCGGCTGCCGCGCGAGCTGGTCAGCACGGTGACGGAGGCCGAGTTGCAGCCGTGGCTGGTGATGCTGCTGCTGGCGGTGTTCTACCTGCTGATGGGCACGCTGATCGAGTCGATCTCGATGATGCTGATGACGCTGTCGGTGACCTTCCCGATCGTCGTGGCGCTGGGCTTCGACCCGATCTGGTTCGGCGTGGTGCTGGTGCTGCTGGTCGAGATCGGCCTGATCACACCACCGGTCGGCATCGTGCTGTTTATCCTGCGAGGGCTGGGAGACGTGTCGCTCAGGGATATTACGCTGGGCGTCATTCCCTTCATCCTGGTGATGCTGTCGATGCTGGTGCTGCTCTACTTCTTCCCTGACATCGTGCTCTGGCTGCCAGAGCAGATGGAAGGCTGA
- a CDS encoding NAD(P)-dependent oxidoreductase yields MSLKLGFVGIGRMGKPMAGHLLDAGYDLTVFDPNKSAVEALVAKGAKAAESPKAVGDEAELILMSLPTPDVVTEAATGAEGISKGSKARAVIDLSTTGPTAARALAEGLKADGLGCVDSPVSGGVAGAEKGSLTLMTACTDELFAEVEPILKLFGKVTHVGQEAGQAQLIKVINNLMSVTALAIASEGIVLAEKAGVSGETLMNVVNQGSGRSNASEDKIPKYVLSRKFDFGFALGLSAKDVRLCIAESEALGVPMIVGSAAKMLMGIAHTQQGPDADLTELIKSVERLANVEQAS; encoded by the coding sequence ATGAGCCTCAAGCTTGGCTTTGTCGGAATCGGTCGTATGGGCAAACCCATGGCCGGACATCTACTGGACGCGGGCTATGACCTGACCGTGTTCGACCCGAACAAATCGGCCGTCGAGGCGCTGGTCGCCAAGGGGGCCAAGGCCGCGGAAAGCCCCAAGGCCGTGGGCGACGAAGCGGAACTGATCCTGATGTCGCTGCCGACGCCGGATGTCGTGACCGAGGCCGCGACCGGGGCCGAGGGGATTTCGAAAGGGTCGAAGGCGCGGGCGGTGATCGACCTGTCGACGACCGGCCCGACCGCGGCAAGGGCGCTGGCAGAGGGGCTGAAGGCCGACGGGCTTGGCTGTGTCGACTCGCCGGTGAGCGGCGGTGTGGCCGGGGCCGAGAAGGGCAGCCTGACGCTGATGACGGCCTGTACCGACGAGCTTTTCGCCGAGGTCGAGCCGATCCTGAAGCTCTTTGGCAAGGTGACCCATGTGGGGCAGGAAGCCGGGCAGGCGCAGCTGATCAAGGTGATCAACAACCTGATGTCGGTGACGGCGCTGGCGATTGCGTCGGAAGGTATCGTGCTGGCCGAAAAGGCGGGCGTTTCGGGTGAGACGCTGATGAACGTGGTCAACCAGGGCAGCGGGCGGTCGAATGCCAGCGAAGACAAGATCCCGAAATACGTGCTGAGCCGGAAATTCGATTTCGGCTTTGCGCTGGGGCTGTCGGCGAAGGACGTTCGGCTGTGCATCGCGGAAAGCGAGGCGCTTGGCGTGCCGATGATCGTGGGCAGCGCGGCGAAGATGCTGATGGGCATCGCGCATACGCAGCAGGGGCCCGACGCGGACCTGACCGAGCTGATCAAGTCGGTCGAGCGGCTGGCCAACGTGGAGCAGGCCTCTTGA
- a CDS encoding SDR family NAD(P)-dependent oxidoreductase, whose translation MTQHHALVTGATSGLGLAIARALAASGAAVTLTGILSQEDGDAVATSLAEETGSTVTYDPADLRSRSETETLVDRASARAPVDIVVNNAVLRHFKPVEDCDPDEWDASLAVNLTAAFNFARLCVPAMKQQGWGRILNVASIYGTKGAANRIDYVTTKAGLIGMTRALALELAQTGITCNAISPGTVLSEPIEDRIAGQARDAGITLDEAKQTYLATRNPNGRFVDLAAVGAAATFLCSDAAADINGADLPIDGGWSVA comes from the coding sequence ATGACCCAACACCACGCCCTCGTCACCGGCGCCACCAGCGGCCTCGGCCTCGCCATCGCACGCGCTCTCGCGGCATCCGGCGCCGCCGTCACACTGACCGGCATCCTCAGCCAGGAAGACGGCGACGCCGTCGCCACCTCGCTGGCAGAAGAGACAGGCAGCACCGTCACCTACGACCCCGCCGACCTGCGCTCCCGCTCGGAAACCGAAACCCTTGTCGACCGCGCCTCCGCCCGCGCCCCCGTCGACATCGTGGTCAACAACGCCGTCCTGCGCCACTTCAAGCCGGTCGAAGACTGCGACCCCGACGAATGGGATGCCTCCCTCGCGGTCAACCTGACCGCCGCCTTCAACTTCGCCCGCCTCTGCGTGCCGGCGATGAAACAACAGGGCTGGGGCCGCATTCTCAACGTCGCGTCGATCTACGGCACCAAGGGCGCCGCCAACCGCATCGACTACGTCACCACCAAGGCCGGACTTATCGGCATGACCCGCGCCCTCGCGCTGGAACTGGCCCAGACCGGCATCACCTGCAACGCCATCTCCCCCGGCACCGTCCTCTCCGAACCGATCGAGGACCGCATCGCCGGACAGGCGCGCGACGCCGGCATCACTCTGGACGAGGCGAAGCAGACCTACCTCGCCACCCGCAACCCCAACGGCCGCTTCGTCGACCTCGCGGCCGTCGGCGCCGCCGCCACCTTCCTGTGCAGCGATGCGGCCGCAGACATCAACGGGGCCGACCTGCCGATCGACGGCGGCTGGTCCGTGGCGTGA
- the dctP gene encoding TRAP transporter substrate-binding protein DctP, whose amino-acid sequence MTISLKSTARGVMGAAALGLSLTAGQAVAQEPEFDFTMAVIVSPGDVYTALTQGIPERIDEATDGRVQITVSDSLVASNQVAGAVRDGRVPMSAALHTYISAEDPRMGIFNLPGLINGIDDYVEVREAFWREDVKNIWKENWNAEMLADGAWCPTALFSKEPIHEVADFEGKRIRIHNPQSAALMSSLGAKPIPMPTSEVTPALERGVIDGVFTSMCVGAAMELPRVAPHVQDWAISPITGWVILVNADTWAELPEDVRGQISQAMAELEEEAFGTYQTYIDTAKEKFAELGSELWVAPKELQEEVSSEQYSAAAFEGWYDRAEEIGVDGQAYVEQIREALGREGS is encoded by the coding sequence ATGACCATTTCACTTAAATCCACGGCGCGCGGCGTGATGGGCGCAGCGGCCCTGGGCCTGTCCCTCACGGCTGGCCAAGCCGTTGCACAGGAACCAGAATTCGACTTCACGATGGCTGTCATCGTGTCGCCCGGTGACGTCTACACCGCACTCACCCAGGGCATTCCAGAGCGAATCGACGAAGCCACCGACGGCCGCGTTCAAATCACCGTGAGCGACTCTCTCGTCGCCTCGAATCAAGTCGCCGGCGCCGTCCGCGACGGCCGCGTGCCGATGTCCGCCGCTCTGCACACCTACATCTCCGCCGAAGATCCGCGCATGGGCATCTTCAACCTGCCCGGCCTCATCAACGGCATCGACGACTATGTCGAGGTGCGCGAGGCGTTCTGGCGCGAAGACGTCAAGAACATCTGGAAAGAGAACTGGAACGCCGAGATGCTGGCCGACGGCGCCTGGTGCCCGACCGCCCTCTTCTCCAAGGAACCGATCCACGAGGTCGCCGATTTCGAAGGCAAGCGCATCCGGATCCACAACCCGCAAAGCGCCGCCCTGATGAGCTCGCTCGGCGCCAAGCCGATCCCGATGCCCACCTCCGAAGTCACCCCGGCACTCGAGCGCGGCGTCATCGACGGCGTCTTCACCTCCATGTGCGTCGGCGCCGCGATGGAACTGCCCCGCGTCGCACCCCACGTGCAGGACTGGGCAATCTCGCCGATCACCGGCTGGGTCATCCTCGTGAACGCCGACACCTGGGCCGAACTGCCCGAAGACGTGCGCGGCCAGATCAGCCAGGCGATGGCCGAGCTCGAGGAAGAAGCCTTCGGCACCTACCAGACCTACATCGACACGGCCAAAGAGAAATTCGCCGAACTCGGCTCCGAACTCTGGGTCGCCCCGAAAGAGCTTCAGGAAGAAGTCAGCTCCGAGCAATACTCGGCCGCGGCCTTCGAAGGCTGGTACGACCGCGCCGAGGAAATCGGTGTCGACGGCCAGGCCTATGTCGAGCAGATCCGCGAAGCGCTCGGCCGCGAAGGCTCCTGA
- a CDS encoding SDR family NAD(P)-dependent oxidoreductase, with product MRLNGKTCLVTGAAGGIGSALTKLFLSQGAQVIATDLDLAALETKFADAKTDTLHLRALDITDPTAIAALNDSLEAENLPINVLVNNAAAIRIGALLDASPEDLDLVYRVNMRGTMMMMQGFMPGMIARGGGTILNMASLAGVHAMYERFAYGASKAAIVMMTRSVAVDYVAKGIRANCICAARVETPFIRSYLTEYYPDEVEERFEALSKYQPTGRMITADEVAQMAVYLCAEESAMVNGQAFTIDGGVTAGDRAPAT from the coding sequence ATGCGACTGAACGGCAAGACATGCCTCGTGACCGGCGCCGCCGGCGGTATCGGATCGGCCCTGACCAAGCTCTTCCTCTCGCAGGGCGCGCAGGTCATCGCCACCGATCTCGACCTCGCCGCCCTCGAAACCAAGTTCGCGGACGCGAAGACCGACACCCTCCACCTGCGCGCGCTCGACATCACCGACCCCACCGCCATCGCGGCGCTCAACGACAGCCTCGAGGCCGAAAACCTCCCCATCAACGTGCTCGTCAACAACGCCGCCGCCATCCGCATCGGCGCCCTGCTCGACGCCTCGCCCGAGGATCTCGATCTCGTCTACCGGGTGAACATGCGCGGCACGATGATGATGATGCAGGGATTCATGCCCGGCATGATCGCCCGCGGCGGCGGCACCATCCTCAACATGGCCTCGCTCGCCGGGGTGCACGCCATGTACGAACGCTTCGCCTACGGCGCCTCCAAGGCGGCCATCGTGATGATGACCCGCTCGGTCGCCGTCGATTACGTGGCAAAAGGCATCCGCGCCAACTGCATCTGCGCGGCCCGGGTCGAGACACCCTTCATCCGCTCCTACCTCACGGAATACTACCCCGACGAGGTCGAAGAACGGTTCGAGGCGCTCTCGAAATACCAGCCCACCGGCCGGATGATCACCGCCGACGAGGTGGCCCAGATGGCCGTCTATCTCTGCGCCGAGGAATCCGCGATGGTCAACGGACAGGCCTTCACCATCGACGGCGGTGTGACGGCGGGCGATCGCGCGCCCGCCACCTGA
- a CDS encoding thiopeptide-type bacteriocin biosynthesis protein, translating into MTHQMTNFLCDPRDEPVLSLKNETLALNHIATLMGAEAERAVLNGAPDEARLALARCVFREAGMAAVAQFYENDGWVQLGLSPCPGMRAALYREVEKLPARLRGRFQVRAAFFMHKPPGLRLRVQAALTDAGALGFEMADAARGWREAGLVSDVREEIYEPETTLFGGAGSMRHVHGLFSEDSGFWLAHHARPEQGERTLEVALILLRYVFSGLGVVDWEDIDVWEKVRSRTGRAFPAGFDADGSALGEVGATILRLWSEPGGVLRALDARTRARTERAGARLVKLAADWKAECFDAGRAGTGVRSAAALYTIFFFNRAGLPLERQIIVAETLASRQVME; encoded by the coding sequence ATGACACATCAGATGACGAATTTCCTGTGCGATCCGCGGGACGAGCCCGTGCTGTCGCTGAAGAACGAAACGCTGGCGTTGAACCATATCGCGACGCTGATGGGGGCCGAGGCCGAAAGGGCCGTGCTGAACGGTGCGCCGGACGAGGCGCGGCTGGCGCTGGCGCGCTGCGTGTTCCGCGAGGCCGGGATGGCGGCGGTGGCGCAGTTCTACGAGAACGACGGCTGGGTTCAGCTTGGGCTGAGCCCCTGCCCGGGGATGCGAGCGGCGCTGTACCGGGAGGTTGAAAAGCTGCCGGCGCGGCTGCGTGGGCGGTTCCAGGTGCGGGCGGCGTTCTTCATGCACAAGCCGCCGGGGCTTCGGCTTCGGGTGCAGGCGGCGCTGACGGATGCCGGGGCGCTGGGCTTCGAGATGGCGGACGCGGCCAGGGGCTGGCGCGAGGCGGGTCTCGTTTCGGATGTGCGGGAGGAGATCTACGAGCCGGAGACCACTCTCTTTGGCGGGGCGGGGTCGATGCGGCATGTGCACGGGCTGTTCTCGGAGGATAGCGGGTTCTGGCTGGCGCATCACGCCAGGCCCGAGCAGGGGGAGCGGACGCTGGAGGTGGCGCTGATCCTGTTGCGGTACGTGTTCTCGGGGCTGGGCGTGGTCGACTGGGAGGATATCGACGTCTGGGAGAAGGTGCGGTCGCGCACCGGGCGGGCGTTTCCGGCGGGGTTCGACGCGGATGGCAGTGCGCTGGGCGAGGTCGGGGCGACGATCCTGCGGCTGTGGTCGGAGCCGGGCGGGGTGTTGCGCGCGCTCGATGCGCGGACGCGGGCGCGGACGGAACGGGCCGGGGCGCGGCTGGTGAAGCTGGCGGCGGACTGGAAGGCCGAGTGTTTCGATGCGGGGCGGGCCGGGACCGGGGTGCGGTCGGCCGCGGCGCTTTACACGATCTTCTTTTTCAACCGCGCGGGGCTGCCGCTGGAGCGGCAGATCATCGTGGCGGAAACGCTGGCCAGCCGACAGGTGATGGAATGA
- a CDS encoding carboxymuconolactone decarboxylase family protein: MTMRPEFETEQFQKGLEVRKEVVGEEYVERSLNAATDFTAPLQKLVTEYCWGDVWTRPGLDRRARSILNLGMLMALNRKDELKLHVRGALNNGMTREEVGEAVLQAGIYCGVPAALDSMRVVVETFKSIDEESSEG, encoded by the coding sequence ATGACCATGCGGCCAGAGTTTGAGACCGAGCAGTTCCAGAAGGGGCTGGAAGTGCGAAAAGAGGTGGTTGGCGAGGAGTATGTCGAACGCTCTTTGAATGCGGCGACCGATTTTACCGCCCCGCTGCAGAAGCTGGTGACGGAATATTGCTGGGGGGATGTGTGGACGCGGCCCGGCCTCGACCGGCGGGCGCGCTCGATTCTGAATCTCGGGATGCTGATGGCGCTGAACCGGAAGGATGAGCTGAAGCTGCACGTGCGCGGGGCGCTGAACAACGGGATGACCCGCGAGGAAGTGGGCGAGGCGGTGCTTCAGGCCGGGATCTATTGCGGTGTGCCGGCGGCGCTGGATTCGATGCGCGTGGTGGTCGAGACGTTCAAGTCTATCGACGAAGAGAGTTCCGAGGGCTGA
- a CDS encoding N-acyl homoserine lactonase family protein, giving the protein MEPFELFAIKYGRHEGRTGADNFIGGDDLHEASSPLDYFVWVAKRSDRCFVIDTGFNARASKERGRTLLRTPAQGLAELGIDAAQVDEVILSHLHFDHAGGLDDFPKARFHLQDSEMAFATGRCMCDSFLRHPFDVEDVVGMVRLVYADRAVFHDGYREIVPGLSLHHVGGHSAGLQMARVWTKRGWVVIASDASHLYENFLKARPFPFVYRVDELLKGYKSALDLADSADHVIPGHDPLVMSLYPPVTDALDGIAVRLDVAPRPHPVSGGPA; this is encoded by the coding sequence TTGGAACCATTTGAACTTTTCGCAATCAAGTACGGCCGCCACGAGGGCCGCACGGGGGCCGACAATTTCATCGGCGGCGACGACCTGCACGAGGCCAGCTCGCCCCTCGATTACTTCGTCTGGGTCGCCAAGCGCTCCGACCGCTGCTTCGTGATCGACACCGGCTTCAACGCCCGCGCCTCCAAGGAACGCGGCCGCACCTTGCTGCGCACGCCCGCCCAGGGCCTGGCCGAGCTCGGCATCGACGCGGCCCAGGTCGACGAGGTCATCCTCAGCCACCTGCATTTCGACCACGCCGGCGGGCTCGACGATTTCCCCAAGGCCCGCTTCCACCTGCAAGACAGCGAGATGGCCTTCGCCACCGGCCGCTGCATGTGCGACAGCTTCCTGCGCCACCCGTTCGATGTCGAAGACGTGGTGGGAATGGTCCGGCTGGTCTACGCCGACCGCGCGGTCTTCCACGACGGGTACCGCGAAATCGTGCCGGGCCTCTCGCTGCACCATGTCGGCGGCCATTCCGCCGGGCTGCAAATGGCCCGGGTCTGGACAAAACGGGGCTGGGTCGTCATCGCCTCCGACGCCTCGCACCTTTACGAGAACTTCCTCAAGGCGCGCCCCTTCCCCTTCGTCTACCGCGTCGACGAACTGCTGAAGGGCTACAAGTCCGCCCTCGACCTCGCCGACAGCGCCGATCACGTCATCCCCGGCCACGACCCCCTCGTCATGAGCCTCTACCCGCCCGTCACCGACGCGCTCGACGGCATCGCCGTCCGGCTCGACGTGGCGCCCCGCCCCCACCCCGTTTCCGGAGGGCCGGCATGA
- a CDS encoding MmgE/PrpD family protein, whose translation MTEVTRALAEFAATAEVPEPVREEAKRSILNGLATGIAGAEDDAVRIAQATLDRLEPGQGVGLIARDQEAGPLTAAFLNAMAINVHDFDDTHPGTILHSTAPVLPVLLSLAAQQTVSGRAFLEAYAVGVEVECRVANAVSPGHYRRGWHITGTCGVFGAAAAAGRILGLTAGQMVDAFGSASAQSSGLVETLGYMAKSVGVGGAARGGLLAAWLAKDGLSGPAAPLEGPRGFLRVTSDAPDFEQAMPLIGGKWELMRITYKPYPCGVVLNPVIEAALTLGGGKSHAPGEIASVTVTGHPLLAERADRPSPESGRTAQVSAQHAVAACFGRAAAGLPEFSDAAVADAALTELRAKVVVVQDESYPVGAARVDVALADGGTRTETVDVAEGDLGRPLSTERLQQKLADLVALGGSGCDPVAIAEAVLGLDRADDAAPILRLVRPG comes from the coding sequence TTGACCGAGGTCACCCGGGCGCTTGCAGAGTTTGCCGCGACGGCCGAGGTGCCCGAGCCTGTTCGGGAGGAAGCCAAGCGCTCGATCCTGAACGGGCTGGCCACCGGGATTGCCGGTGCGGAGGATGACGCGGTGCGCATCGCGCAGGCGACGCTCGACCGGCTGGAGCCGGGCCAGGGCGTGGGCCTGATTGCGCGCGACCAGGAGGCGGGGCCGCTGACGGCGGCCTTCCTGAACGCGATGGCGATCAACGTGCATGATTTCGATGACACGCATCCCGGCACGATTCTGCATTCGACGGCGCCGGTGCTGCCGGTGCTGCTGTCGCTGGCGGCGCAGCAGACGGTGAGCGGGCGGGCGTTTCTGGAGGCCTATGCGGTGGGCGTCGAGGTGGAATGCCGGGTCGCCAACGCGGTGTCGCCGGGGCATTACCGGCGGGGCTGGCATATCACCGGCACCTGCGGGGTGTTCGGGGCGGCGGCCGCGGCGGGGCGTATCCTCGGGCTGACGGCCGGGCAGATGGTGGATGCGTTCGGGTCGGCCTCGGCGCAATCGTCGGGGCTGGTGGAAACGCTGGGCTACATGGCGAAAAGCGTGGGTGTCGGCGGGGCCGCGCGCGGCGGGCTGCTGGCGGCCTGGCTGGCGAAGGACGGGCTTTCGGGCCCGGCGGCGCCGCTGGAAGGGCCGCGGGGGTTTCTGCGGGTGACGTCTGATGCGCCGGATTTCGAGCAGGCGATGCCGCTCATTGGTGGCAAGTGGGAACTGATGCGGATCACCTATAAGCCTTACCCCTGTGGCGTGGTGCTGAACCCGGTGATCGAGGCGGCGCTGACGCTGGGCGGGGGCAAGAGCCACGCGCCGGGCGAGATTGCGTCGGTGACGGTGACGGGGCACCCGCTGCTGGCCGAGCGGGCCGACCGGCCCTCGCCGGAAAGCGGGCGGACGGCGCAGGTGAGTGCGCAGCATGCGGTTGCGGCCTGTTTTGGCCGGGCGGCGGCCGGGTTGCCGGAGTTTTCCGACGCGGCCGTGGCGGATGCGGCGCTGACAGAGCTGCGGGCGAAGGTCGTGGTGGTGCAGGACGAGAGCTATCCGGTGGGCGCGGCCCGCGTGGACGTGGCGCTGGCGGATGGCGGGACGCGCACGGAGACGGTGGACGTGGCCGAGGGCGACCTCGGGCGGCCGCTGTCGACGGAGCGGTTGCAGCAGAAGCTGGCGGACCTTGTGGCGCTGGGCGGGTCGGGGTGCGACCCGGTGGCGATTGCCGAGGCGGTGCTGGGGCTTGACCGGGCCGACGATGCCGCGCCGATCTTGCGGCTCGTCCGCCCGGGCTGA